Proteins encoded by one window of Macaca fascicularis isolate 582-1 chromosome 10, T2T-MFA8v1.1:
- the SMOX gene encoding spermine oxidase isoform X2, translating into MQSCESSGDSADDPLSRGLRRRGQPRVVVIGAGLAGLAAAKALLEQGFTDVTVLEASSHIGGRVQSVKLGHATFELGATWIHGSHGNPIYHLAEASGLLEETTDGERSVGRISLYSKNGVACYLTNHGRRIPKDVVEEFSDLYNEVYNLTQEFFRHDKPVNAESQNSVGVFTREEVRNRIRNDPDDPEATKRLKLAMIQQYLKVESCESSSHSMDEVSLSAFGEWTEIPGAHHIIPSGFMRVVELLAEGIPAHVIQLGKPVRCIHWDQASARPRGPEIEPRGEGDHNHDTGEGSQGGEEPQGRRWDEDEQWPVVVECEDCELIPADHVIVTVSLGVLKRQYTSFFRPGLPTEKVAAIHRLGIGTTDKIFLEFEEPFWGPECNSLQFVWEDEAESRTLTYPSELWYRKICGFDVLYPPERYGHVLSGWICGEEALVMEKCDDEAVAEICTEMLRQFTGNPNIPKPRRILRSAWGSNPYFRGSYSYTQVGSSGADVEKLAKPLPYTESSKTAPMQVLFSGEATHRKYYSTTHGALLSGQREAARLIEMYRDLFQQGT; encoded by the exons ATGCAAAGTTGTGAATCTAGTGGCGACAGTGCGGATGACCCTCTCAGTCGTGGCCTACGGAGAAGGGGACAGCCTCGTGTGGTGGTGATCGGCGCCGGCTTGGCTGGCCTGGCTGCAGCCAAAGCACTTCTCGAGCAGGGCTTCACGGATGTCACTGTGCTTGAGGCTTCCAGCCACATCGGAGGCCGTGTGCAGAGTGTGAAACTTG GACACGCCACCTTTGAGCTGGGAGCCACCTGGATCCATGGCTCCCATGGGAACCCTATCTATCATCTAGCAGAAGCCAGCGGCCTCCTGGAAGAGACAACCGATGGGGAACGCAGCGTGGGCCGCATCAGCCTCTATTCCAAGAATGGCGTGGCCTGCTACCTTACCAACCACGGCCGCAGGATCCCCAAGGACGTGGTTGAGGAATTCAGCGATTTATACAACGAG GTCTATAACTTGACCCAGGAGTTCTTCCGGCACGATAAACCAGTCAATGCTGAAAGTCAAAATAGCGTGGGGGTGTTCACCCGAGAGGAGGTGCGTAACCGCATCAGGAATGACCCTGATGACCCAGAGGCCACCAAGCGCCTGAAGCTCGCCATGATCCAGCAGTACCTGAAG GTGGAGAGCTGTGAGAGCAGCTCACACAGCATGGACGAGGTGTCCCTGAGCGCCTTCGGGGAGTGGACCGAGATCCCGGGCGCTCACCACATCATCCCCTCAGGCTTCATGCGGGTTGTGGAGCTGCTGGCGGAGGGCATCCCTGCCCACGTCATCCAGCTAGGGAAACCTGTCCGCTGCATTCACTGGGACCAGGCCTCAGCCCGCCCCAGAGGCCCTGAGATTGAGCCCCGGGGTGAGGGCGACCATAATCACGACACTGGGGAGGGTAGCCAGGGGGGAGAGGAGCCCCAGGGGCGCAGGTGGGATGAGGATGAGCAGTGGCCGGTGGTGGTGGAGTGCGAGGACTGTGAGCTGATCCCAGCGGACCACGTGATTGTGACCGTGTCGCTGGGTGTGCTGAAGAGGCAGTACACCAGTTTCTTCCGGCCAGGCCTGCCCACAGAGAAGGTGGCTGCCATCCACCGCCTGGGCATTGGCACCACCGACAAGATCTTTCTGGAATTCGAGGAGCCCTTCTGGGGCCCCGAGTGCAACAGCCTACAGTTTGTGTGGGAGGACGAGGCGGAGAGCCGCACCCTCACCTACCCATCTGAGCTCTGGTACCGCAAGATCTGCGGCTTTGATGTCCTCTACCCGCCTGAGCGCTATGGCCATGTGCTGAGCGGCTGGATCTGCGGGGAGGAGGCCCTCGTCATGGAGAAGTGTGATGACGAGGCAGTGGCCGAGATCTGCACAGAGATGCTGCGTCAGTTCACAG GGAACCCCAACATTCCAAAACCTCGGCGAATCCTGCGCTCGGCCTGGGGCAGCAACCCCTACTTCCGCGGCTCCTATTCATACACGCAGGTGGGCTCCAGTGGGGCGGATGTGGAGAAGCTGGCCAAGCCCCTGCCGTACACGGAGAGCTCGAAGACAGCG CCCATGCAGGTGCTGTTTTCCGGTGAGGCCACCCACCGCAAGTACTATTCCACTACCCACGGTGCTCTGCTCTCTGGCCAGCGTGAGGCTGCCCGCCTCATCGAGATGTACCGAGACCTCTTCCAGCAGGGGACCTGA
- the SMOX gene encoding spermine oxidase isoform X1, protein MQSCESSGDSADDPLSRGLRRRGQPRVVVIGAGLAGLAAAKALLEQGFTDVTVLEASSHIGGRVQSVKLGHATFELGATWIHGSHGNPIYHLAEASGLLEETTDGERSVGRISLYSKNGVACYLTNHGRRIPKDVVEEFSDLYNEVYNLTQEFFRHDKPVNAESQNSVGVFTREEVRNRIRNDPDDPEATKRLKLAMIQQYLKVESCESSSHSMDEVSLSAFGEWTEIPGAHHIIPSGFMRVVELLAEGIPAHVIQLGKPVRCIHWDQASARPRGPEIEPRGEGDHNHDTGEGSQGGEEPQGRRWDEDEQWPVVVECEDCELIPADHVIVTVSLGVLKRQYTSFFRPGLPTEKVAAIHRLGIGTTDKIFLEFEEPFWGPECNSLQFVWEDEAESRTLTYPSELWYRKICGFDVLYPPERYGHVLSGWICGEEALVMEKCDDEAVAEICTEMLRQFTGNPNIPKPRRILRSAWGSNPYFRGSYSYTQVGSSGADVEKLAKPLPYTESSKTAHGSSTKQQPGHLFSSKCPEQPLDANRGAVKPMQVLFSGEATHRKYYSTTHGALLSGQREAARLIEMYRDLFQQGT, encoded by the exons ATGCAAAGTTGTGAATCTAGTGGCGACAGTGCGGATGACCCTCTCAGTCGTGGCCTACGGAGAAGGGGACAGCCTCGTGTGGTGGTGATCGGCGCCGGCTTGGCTGGCCTGGCTGCAGCCAAAGCACTTCTCGAGCAGGGCTTCACGGATGTCACTGTGCTTGAGGCTTCCAGCCACATCGGAGGCCGTGTGCAGAGTGTGAAACTTG GACACGCCACCTTTGAGCTGGGAGCCACCTGGATCCATGGCTCCCATGGGAACCCTATCTATCATCTAGCAGAAGCCAGCGGCCTCCTGGAAGAGACAACCGATGGGGAACGCAGCGTGGGCCGCATCAGCCTCTATTCCAAGAATGGCGTGGCCTGCTACCTTACCAACCACGGCCGCAGGATCCCCAAGGACGTGGTTGAGGAATTCAGCGATTTATACAACGAG GTCTATAACTTGACCCAGGAGTTCTTCCGGCACGATAAACCAGTCAATGCTGAAAGTCAAAATAGCGTGGGGGTGTTCACCCGAGAGGAGGTGCGTAACCGCATCAGGAATGACCCTGATGACCCAGAGGCCACCAAGCGCCTGAAGCTCGCCATGATCCAGCAGTACCTGAAG GTGGAGAGCTGTGAGAGCAGCTCACACAGCATGGACGAGGTGTCCCTGAGCGCCTTCGGGGAGTGGACCGAGATCCCGGGCGCTCACCACATCATCCCCTCAGGCTTCATGCGGGTTGTGGAGCTGCTGGCGGAGGGCATCCCTGCCCACGTCATCCAGCTAGGGAAACCTGTCCGCTGCATTCACTGGGACCAGGCCTCAGCCCGCCCCAGAGGCCCTGAGATTGAGCCCCGGGGTGAGGGCGACCATAATCACGACACTGGGGAGGGTAGCCAGGGGGGAGAGGAGCCCCAGGGGCGCAGGTGGGATGAGGATGAGCAGTGGCCGGTGGTGGTGGAGTGCGAGGACTGTGAGCTGATCCCAGCGGACCACGTGATTGTGACCGTGTCGCTGGGTGTGCTGAAGAGGCAGTACACCAGTTTCTTCCGGCCAGGCCTGCCCACAGAGAAGGTGGCTGCCATCCACCGCCTGGGCATTGGCACCACCGACAAGATCTTTCTGGAATTCGAGGAGCCCTTCTGGGGCCCCGAGTGCAACAGCCTACAGTTTGTGTGGGAGGACGAGGCGGAGAGCCGCACCCTCACCTACCCATCTGAGCTCTGGTACCGCAAGATCTGCGGCTTTGATGTCCTCTACCCGCCTGAGCGCTATGGCCATGTGCTGAGCGGCTGGATCTGCGGGGAGGAGGCCCTCGTCATGGAGAAGTGTGATGACGAGGCAGTGGCCGAGATCTGCACAGAGATGCTGCGTCAGTTCACAG GGAACCCCAACATTCCAAAACCTCGGCGAATCCTGCGCTCGGCCTGGGGCAGCAACCCCTACTTCCGCGGCTCCTATTCATACACGCAGGTGGGCTCCAGTGGGGCGGATGTGGAGAAGCTGGCCAAGCCCCTGCCGTACACGGAGAGCTCGAAGACAGCG CATGGAAGCTCCACAAAGCAGCAGCCTGGTCACCTTTTCTCTTCCAAGTGCCCAGAACAGCCCCTGGATGCTAACAGGGGCGCCGTAAAG CCCATGCAGGTGCTGTTTTCCGGTGAGGCCACCCACCGCAAGTACTATTCCACTACCCACGGTGCTCTGCTCTCTGGCCAGCGTGAGGCTGCCCGCCTCATCGAGATGTACCGAGACCTCTTCCAGCAGGGGACCTGA
- the SMOX gene encoding spermine oxidase isoform X4, which yields MQSCESSGDSADDPLSRGLRRRGQPRVVVIGAGLAGLAAAKALLEQGFTDVTVLEASSHIGGRVQSVKLGHATFELGATWIHGSHGNPIYHLAEASGLLEETTDGERSVGRISLYSKNGVACYLTNHGRRIPKDVVEEFSDLYNEVYNLTQEFFRHDKPVNAESQNSVGVFTREEVRNRIRNDPDDPEATKRLKLAMIQQYLKRQYTSFFRPGLPTEKVAAIHRLGIGTTDKIFLEFEEPFWGPECNSLQFVWEDEAESRTLTYPSELWYRKICGFDVLYPPERYGHVLSGWICGEEALVMEKCDDEAVAEICTEMLRQFTGNPNIPKPRRILRSAWGSNPYFRGSYSYTQVGSSGADVEKLAKPLPYTESSKTAPMQVLFSGEATHRKYYSTTHGALLSGQREAARLIEMYRDLFQQGT from the exons ATGCAAAGTTGTGAATCTAGTGGCGACAGTGCGGATGACCCTCTCAGTCGTGGCCTACGGAGAAGGGGACAGCCTCGTGTGGTGGTGATCGGCGCCGGCTTGGCTGGCCTGGCTGCAGCCAAAGCACTTCTCGAGCAGGGCTTCACGGATGTCACTGTGCTTGAGGCTTCCAGCCACATCGGAGGCCGTGTGCAGAGTGTGAAACTTG GACACGCCACCTTTGAGCTGGGAGCCACCTGGATCCATGGCTCCCATGGGAACCCTATCTATCATCTAGCAGAAGCCAGCGGCCTCCTGGAAGAGACAACCGATGGGGAACGCAGCGTGGGCCGCATCAGCCTCTATTCCAAGAATGGCGTGGCCTGCTACCTTACCAACCACGGCCGCAGGATCCCCAAGGACGTGGTTGAGGAATTCAGCGATTTATACAACGAG GTCTATAACTTGACCCAGGAGTTCTTCCGGCACGATAAACCAGTCAATGCTGAAAGTCAAAATAGCGTGGGGGTGTTCACCCGAGAGGAGGTGCGTAACCGCATCAGGAATGACCCTGATGACCCAGAGGCCACCAAGCGCCTGAAGCTCGCCATGATCCAGCAGTACCTGAAG AGGCAGTACACCAGTTTCTTCCGGCCAGGCCTGCCCACAGAGAAGGTGGCTGCCATCCACCGCCTGGGCATTGGCACCACCGACAAGATCTTTCTGGAATTCGAGGAGCCCTTCTGGGGCCCCGAGTGCAACAGCCTACAGTTTGTGTGGGAGGACGAGGCGGAGAGCCGCACCCTCACCTACCCATCTGAGCTCTGGTACCGCAAGATCTGCGGCTTTGATGTCCTCTACCCGCCTGAGCGCTATGGCCATGTGCTGAGCGGCTGGATCTGCGGGGAGGAGGCCCTCGTCATGGAGAAGTGTGATGACGAGGCAGTGGCCGAGATCTGCACAGAGATGCTGCGTCAGTTCACAG GGAACCCCAACATTCCAAAACCTCGGCGAATCCTGCGCTCGGCCTGGGGCAGCAACCCCTACTTCCGCGGCTCCTATTCATACACGCAGGTGGGCTCCAGTGGGGCGGATGTGGAGAAGCTGGCCAAGCCCCTGCCGTACACGGAGAGCTCGAAGACAGCG CCCATGCAGGTGCTGTTTTCCGGTGAGGCCACCCACCGCAAGTACTATTCCACTACCCACGGTGCTCTGCTCTCTGGCCAGCGTGAGGCTGCCCGCCTCATCGAGATGTACCGAGACCTCTTCCAGCAGGGGACCTGA
- the SMOX gene encoding spermine oxidase isoform X3 — protein MQSCESSGDSADDPLSRGLRRRGQPRVVVIGAGLAGLAAAKALLEQGFTDVTVLEASSHIGGRVQSVKLGHATFELGATWIHGSHGNPIYHLAEASGLLEETTDGERSVGRISLYSKNGVACYLTNHGRRIPKDVVEEFSDLYNEVYNLTQEFFRHDKPVNAESQNSVGVFTREEVRNRIRNDPDDPEATKRLKLAMIQQYLKRQYTSFFRPGLPTEKVAAIHRLGIGTTDKIFLEFEEPFWGPECNSLQFVWEDEAESRTLTYPSELWYRKICGFDVLYPPERYGHVLSGWICGEEALVMEKCDDEAVAEICTEMLRQFTGNPNIPKPRRILRSAWGSNPYFRGSYSYTQVGSSGADVEKLAKPLPYTESSKTAHGSSTKQQPGHLFSSKCPEQPLDANRGAVKPMQVLFSGEATHRKYYSTTHGALLSGQREAARLIEMYRDLFQQGT, from the exons ATGCAAAGTTGTGAATCTAGTGGCGACAGTGCGGATGACCCTCTCAGTCGTGGCCTACGGAGAAGGGGACAGCCTCGTGTGGTGGTGATCGGCGCCGGCTTGGCTGGCCTGGCTGCAGCCAAAGCACTTCTCGAGCAGGGCTTCACGGATGTCACTGTGCTTGAGGCTTCCAGCCACATCGGAGGCCGTGTGCAGAGTGTGAAACTTG GACACGCCACCTTTGAGCTGGGAGCCACCTGGATCCATGGCTCCCATGGGAACCCTATCTATCATCTAGCAGAAGCCAGCGGCCTCCTGGAAGAGACAACCGATGGGGAACGCAGCGTGGGCCGCATCAGCCTCTATTCCAAGAATGGCGTGGCCTGCTACCTTACCAACCACGGCCGCAGGATCCCCAAGGACGTGGTTGAGGAATTCAGCGATTTATACAACGAG GTCTATAACTTGACCCAGGAGTTCTTCCGGCACGATAAACCAGTCAATGCTGAAAGTCAAAATAGCGTGGGGGTGTTCACCCGAGAGGAGGTGCGTAACCGCATCAGGAATGACCCTGATGACCCAGAGGCCACCAAGCGCCTGAAGCTCGCCATGATCCAGCAGTACCTGAAG AGGCAGTACACCAGTTTCTTCCGGCCAGGCCTGCCCACAGAGAAGGTGGCTGCCATCCACCGCCTGGGCATTGGCACCACCGACAAGATCTTTCTGGAATTCGAGGAGCCCTTCTGGGGCCCCGAGTGCAACAGCCTACAGTTTGTGTGGGAGGACGAGGCGGAGAGCCGCACCCTCACCTACCCATCTGAGCTCTGGTACCGCAAGATCTGCGGCTTTGATGTCCTCTACCCGCCTGAGCGCTATGGCCATGTGCTGAGCGGCTGGATCTGCGGGGAGGAGGCCCTCGTCATGGAGAAGTGTGATGACGAGGCAGTGGCCGAGATCTGCACAGAGATGCTGCGTCAGTTCACAG GGAACCCCAACATTCCAAAACCTCGGCGAATCCTGCGCTCGGCCTGGGGCAGCAACCCCTACTTCCGCGGCTCCTATTCATACACGCAGGTGGGCTCCAGTGGGGCGGATGTGGAGAAGCTGGCCAAGCCCCTGCCGTACACGGAGAGCTCGAAGACAGCG CATGGAAGCTCCACAAAGCAGCAGCCTGGTCACCTTTTCTCTTCCAAGTGCCCAGAACAGCCCCTGGATGCTAACAGGGGCGCCGTAAAG CCCATGCAGGTGCTGTTTTCCGGTGAGGCCACCCACCGCAAGTACTATTCCACTACCCACGGTGCTCTGCTCTCTGGCCAGCGTGAGGCTGCCCGCCTCATCGAGATGTACCGAGACCTCTTCCAGCAGGGGACCTGA